From Orenia marismortui DSM 5156, one genomic window encodes:
- the ndk gene encoding nucleoside-diphosphate kinase gives MEQTLVLIKPDGVLKKVAGRIISRFEDKGLKIEALKMVWIDEELAKSHYEEHIGKSFFQRLLSYITQAPLIAIVISGPEAIKVVRNLVGKTNPVKAEPGTIRGDLALDLESGNIVHASDSQESAAKEIDLFFSAEEIYSY, from the coding sequence ATGGAACAGACTTTAGTATTAATTAAACCAGATGGAGTACTTAAGAAGGTAGCTGGAAGAATTATTAGCCGTTTTGAGGATAAAGGTTTAAAAATTGAGGCTTTAAAAATGGTTTGGATAGATGAGGAATTAGCCAAATCACATTATGAAGAACATATTGGAAAGAGCTTTTTTCAGAGGTTATTATCATATATTACCCAAGCACCATTAATTGCAATCGTAATTTCTGGTCCAGAAGCCATTAAAGTAGTCAGGAATTTAGTAGGAAAGACTAATCCAGTGAAAGCAGAACCGGGCACAATTAGAGGTGATTTAGCTTTAGATTTAGAATCTGGAAATATAGTTCATGCTTCTGATTCTCAAGAAAGTGCTGCTAAGGAAATAGATTTATTTTTTAGCGCTGAAGAAATTTATAGTTATTAG
- a CDS encoding ATP-dependent helicase produces MDLSVDLNDKQLKAVKTTEGPVLVLAGAGSGKTRALTYRIAYLLNQGVDPYNILTLTFTNKAASDMKRKVKELIGKISTKMWMGTFHSVCVRIIGQNLEELGYEKGFVIYDQDESKALISDIILTFNLDTDKYDPKIVLNIINKAKMNMWNKRDLVNNFLKNEEGSQEYYKNIADIYIKYNEVLKENNAFDFNDLIAKTIELFDNNKEILEKYQSRFKYILIDEYQDTSPFQYKLASMLAKKHGNIFVVGDDYQSIYKFRGADMSNILNFNQDYPNCTTIKLEQNYRSKANIIEASNVLIAHNYQQFDKKAWTNKDSGEPLIICEAINEYSEADYVAEEIDNLVRFSGYNYNDIAILYRSNHQSRVLEEAFIRRRIPYHIVGGLGFYDRKEIKDIISYLKVAVNPQDTIAMKRIVNAPKRGIGAKTLDKLITHAQEYVPEFNLLSFAQEDNNLGLFDIMKDPSGVSGIGKATANKIKKFRRDLEDIITVKESRLSLPEQVDKILKVSGYQAMLELDGSETALNRLENLGEFLSLTENYYNKNQNRNLEDFVRDIKLLSDQDDINSSNQVKMMTVHSSKGLEYPIVFIVGLEEDNFPHYRSVKTGLLDEIEEERRLCYVAMTRAADRLFMSYARERQRYGETRSMAPSRFLDEIPVEYTLEKVHHRGL; encoded by the coding sequence ATGGATTTATCTGTAGACTTAAATGATAAGCAACTAAAAGCAGTAAAAACCACAGAAGGACCGGTATTAGTGTTGGCGGGAGCTGGAAGTGGTAAAACTAGGGCATTGACTTATAGAATTGCTTATTTACTGAATCAAGGAGTTGATCCTTATAATATTTTAACTTTAACATTTACTAATAAGGCAGCTAGTGATATGAAAAGGAAAGTTAAAGAACTGATAGGTAAGATTTCAACTAAGATGTGGATGGGAACTTTTCATAGTGTTTGTGTAAGAATAATAGGACAAAATTTAGAAGAGTTAGGTTATGAAAAAGGATTTGTTATTTATGATCAAGATGAGAGTAAGGCTTTAATCTCAGATATTATTCTAACTTTTAATTTAGATACCGATAAATATGATCCAAAAATAGTTTTGAATATAATTAATAAAGCTAAAATGAATATGTGGAATAAAAGAGATTTAGTTAATAATTTTTTGAAAAATGAAGAAGGTAGTCAAGAATATTATAAAAATATTGCTGATATATATATAAAATATAACGAAGTTTTGAAAGAAAATAATGCATTTGATTTTAATGATTTAATAGCTAAGACCATAGAATTATTTGATAACAATAAAGAGATACTAGAAAAATATCAAAGTAGATTCAAATATATTTTAATTGATGAGTACCAAGATACCTCACCATTTCAATATAAATTAGCTAGTATGTTAGCTAAAAAACATGGAAATATATTCGTAGTTGGGGATGATTATCAGAGTATATATAAGTTTCGTGGAGCTGATATGAGTAATATACTTAATTTTAACCAAGATTATCCTAATTGTACAACTATAAAGCTTGAACAGAACTATCGATCTAAAGCTAATATAATTGAGGCTTCTAATGTTTTGATTGCTCACAATTATCAACAATTTGATAAAAAAGCATGGACTAATAAGGATTCAGGAGAACCTTTAATTATATGTGAGGCTATTAATGAATACAGTGAAGCTGATTATGTAGCAGAGGAGATTGATAATCTAGTTAGATTTAGTGGATACAATTATAATGATATTGCCATTCTTTATCGTTCTAATCATCAGTCAAGAGTATTAGAAGAAGCTTTTATTAGAAGAAGAATACCTTATCATATTGTAGGTGGTCTAGGATTTTATGACCGTAAAGAGATTAAAGATATTATTAGCTATTTAAAGGTAGCTGTCAATCCCCAGGATACTATTGCTATGAAAAGGATTGTTAATGCTCCCAAAAGAGGAATTGGAGCTAAGACTTTGGATAAGTTGATTACTCATGCTCAAGAATATGTACCAGAATTTAATCTTTTAAGCTTTGCTCAAGAAGATAATAATTTAGGGTTATTTGATATAATGAAGGATCCAAGTGGTGTATCAGGTATTGGAAAAGCTACTGCTAACAAGATTAAAAAGTTTAGAAGGGATTTAGAAGATATAATAACAGTCAAAGAATCTAGACTTTCTTTACCAGAGCAAGTGGATAAAATTTTAAAGGTTAGTGGTTATCAAGCTATGTTAGAATTAGATGGATCTGAAACTGCCCTGAATAGGCTAGAGAATTTAGGTGAATTTTTATCATTGACAGAGAATTATTATAATAAAAATCAAAATAGAAATTTAGAGGATTTTGTAAGAGATATAAAGTTGTTATCAGACCAAGATGATATTAATAGTTCAAATCAAGTTAAAATGATGACTGTACATTCATCTAAAGGCTTAGAATATCCAATTGTATTTATAGTAGGTTTAGAAGAAGATAATTTTCCTCATTATCGTAGTGTTAAAACAGGCTTATTAGATGAAATAGAGGAAGAACGCAGGCTATGCTATGTAGCAATGACTCGAGCAGCTGACAGGCTATTTATGAGCTATGCAAGAGAAAGACAGCGTTATGGAGAGACCAGAAGTATGGCTCCATCAAGATTTCTAGATGAGATTCCAGTAGAATATACTTTAGAAAAAGTTCATCATAGAGGTTTATAA